A region of the Bombus affinis isolate iyBomAffi1 chromosome 7, iyBomAffi1.2, whole genome shotgun sequence genome:
AATTTGATGTAGAACTTCCTTCCGTTGCTGTGGCAGTACAGTTATTCCATTTTTTAGAATGAATTGAGTTGGTTGATGCACATTCTGGTGACGAGTGAGAACTCAACATATCATTTAATGCAGACATTAAAGTATCTACCGTAATATGATTGTAAGTTTTCATACATTCTCCTGTTCTAGGATCTATTATTGCTAGATAAGGATATTCATATACATCATACAGATGCACATAACGACTTCCATCACTTGTATTTGATAAAACCTATTTAAATTTGCAATAATATTAAATGAGTCTTTTTCctttgataaaatttaaatacaaGTGCTTTATGATAACTCACTTGCCACAAAACAAAATGATCCTTTACAATTCCTTGAATCTGTTGATTGGACCATACATCTCTGTTAAGAATTTGGCAAGAAAATTCTTGAGGATTTTGAACATTTACAAGTAACCAACGGTTTAATGATTTAGCGTGTTCACGAGCTTCCATAAAGGAACCCAGGAAGAGAATACCACATGGCGGTCGAAATAAATCTTCCAATCTTTTTGATTTGCAGTAGGATATTTGTTTAACACCAGCTACTTTTCGAGtcatttcttcttcttgtcgTTCTATATTAAGTACAAAATGATTATACTATATACGTAGTCAcattatgtatgtgtatattatCTACTATTTAATAAGGTGATATTCACGGGTTTCTACTGCAAAATCTCTAAATCTGTCAAATACATTAGTCGATAATCTTGGAAGGGAACATATTGGACCAGATGGCACTAATACTTCTTGCACAGGTAAAATAGGAGGTCTCACTTCTGGTTCCGGATCAGCCGTACATAATGGTTCAGGTGCTTGACTACCATCAAACATTAAACTTATTGCAGTTTCCACATTTCCATCAGCTAATGACAAATATTGGCGAGCTGTTGCTTCATTCTCCCCTTGAATTAAcacaaaataacttattaacgtaagttaaacataaattaatttcaaattaattattCACCAATTTTTTAGATAACATGTCTCTGTACAAAACGGGAACAAGTTTCGTAATCTTTGATATGTTATTAGATTGGTATATTGCTTACCTGTCACTTCTATAAATTTTTCAATCAATTCTTGATCCATTATGACTCTAGATTACAGAAATGCATCAAATAAAATGCGTCAATATTAACATCATTCGTAGGTTAATACTAATTACACAACATTTCGAATTGTTTTCGAAGGTTTTCTATTTAAATCAGCCATAAATTCAATAGTCTTTTCAATAGTCGTGATCTTTACATACTAACGACGCGAAGCGTATATGAAGTTCTGACTTAATACAAAAAACGGTTGTCTGCACTGCAATTATGCGATTGTGCGATTCAACTCAACATTCAACCAAAAAGTAGGGTTGACGATTCCATTTTAACCACAGAGAAAATGTAAGATAGATCCAGTatcacaatatatttttatgtcaTATGATTTTAAAACAATATATGTTGTCAGTCATAGCATTATTTCCATGTGGCTATGTAAGTAATAGGACGTATTACTCATGTTGCATATGTCACACTATTATATGAAATCGAAATTGAGTATGACTATGAAATTAAAGATTTAAAAAGGGATAAACGGAAgcaaaaattttgtataaatttacAACCCACCCTATCATATCattttataatagtttataCATTTTATCAGTTCTACTTGATAGAAAAATAGTCACACTGCAAATAAAATTACTTCCAAATgttataatatgttataatatatatgaacactaatttattatttatataatacctGATAATACATATATTGAGATCTATTTTATGTATTACATCTAATTTAGTAAGACATAAAATAAATTCTGCTGTATGTTCACTGATCATTGctatttattttacattatcaATATTCTTAAAATCTCTTAAATTTTGTTAAAGCTAAGGAGGTTCATAGTCAACGATTGTGTTCCATGATGAGAAAACGAACATGACACTAACTCAACATTTCAACTTTTGTTTAATATTTGTGATCAAAATTTTAAACAGAACCTTCTAAAGTTAAAGTGAAATACAAATTAAAGCATGTACTCATTTAGTTCGCGGTTTGTATTACTTATAATGACTAATCTGTATTCTAGCCC
Encoded here:
- the LOC126918760 gene encoding UBX domain-containing protein 7: MDQELIEKFIEVTGENEATARQYLSLADGNVETAISLMFDGSQAPEPLCTADPEPEVRPPILPVQEVLVPSGPICSLPRLSTNVFDRFRDFAVETQRQEEEMTRKVAGVKQISYCKSKRLEDLFRPPCGILFLGSFMEAREHAKSLNRWLLVNVQNPQEFSCQILNRDVWSNQQIQGIVKDHFVLWQVLSNTSDGSRYVHLYDVYEYPYLAIIDPRTGECMKTYNHITVDTLMSALNDMLSSHSSPECASTNSIHSKKWNNCTATATEGSSTSNSSDCSSSTTVKAFKHTIDNLNDSGDIDIKNDMTTIQSSSTSMSADTFGNITKKRRMNELDELNEKKQETESSKDERSYELKSTLSKKTDSTSAIRLCLRLPNGKKETISMSATDTIEDFINTMESMGYSSTDHTYLIPFPKTNIGALSPQIYLSDTILFPANTVFITKI